One Deltaproteobacteria bacterium genomic region harbors:
- the tmk gene encoding dTMP kinase, with product MGLLVTFEGIEGSGKSTQIGLVREFLEGEGYPCLVTKEPGGDPLGEVIKGILLEKGDLRIDPLAELFLFGADRAQHVAEVLRPALGQGRVVLCDRFIDATVAYQGYGRGVDIGLVEEVNRWTTGGLVPDVTILLDCPVEVGMSRAEGTDRFEREGYAFHQRVREGYLRIAHQEHQRIKVVSGEGEEGVIQEEIRRVLRPPLARR from the coding sequence ATGGGACTTTTGGTGACCTTTGAGGGGATAGAGGGCAGCGGCAAAAGCACCCAGATAGGGCTGGTGAGGGAATTTCTGGAGGGGGAGGGATACCCCTGTTTGGTGACCAAGGAACCTGGAGGAGACCCCCTGGGGGAGGTGATCAAGGGCATCCTCCTGGAGAAGGGGGACCTGAGGATAGACCCCCTGGCCGAGCTCTTCCTCTTTGGGGCCGACAGGGCCCAGCACGTGGCAGAAGTACTCAGGCCTGCCCTGGGGCAGGGGAGGGTGGTCCTATGCGACAGGTTTATTGATGCCACTGTCGCCTATCAAGGGTATGGCAGGGGAGTGGACATCGGATTGGTCGAGGAGGTGAACCGTTGGACCACGGGTGGCCTTGTGCCTGATGTCACCATCTTGCTGGATTGTCCGGTGGAGGTGGGTATGTCAAGGGCCGAGGGAACGGATAGGTTTGAACGGGAGGGGTATGCCTTTCACCAGCGGGTGAGGGAGGGGTATCTGCGGATCGCCCACCAGGAGCACCAGCGGATAAAGGTGGTCTCCGGAGAAGGTGAGGAGGGGGTGATCCAGGAGGAGATCCGAAGGGTACTCCGCCCCCCTTTGGCCCGGAGGTAA
- a CDS encoding tetratricopeptide repeat protein, protein MRKGLIYLLSIIVVLLIAGCGQLTVHLPLGSVGVERAGEEDPPPAEALYHYLVARTKARAGELDGAIEEYQEAISLDPRSPRLYVELASLYLSKGRLDEVTQACRDALTLDPDYLPAHYLLGGAYSAMGRHKEALEEYQRVLKIDPGHLHAYLMISTLYAEMRDYEQAVDTLHQLLEREPKYLMGLYYLARIYAGMKLYDQALKYYQEVLHLNPHFEAALMDMGTVYELKGEREQAMEIYRKVLESYPLDSQARERLGQLLLKEDRLQEALDQYHILKDLDSENLNVRVKMGLILFQQERYEEAVREFRFVLAARPQNSDVRYYLGMTLHQMGNSQGALAELEQIPPQGRFFSEATRYMAFILQKEDRVEEALALMEKAIEAKPGDLKMRLSLALLYEDMARYQEAIDTLQGIVVEEPANTEAIFRLGVVYDKMGRTEETIRCMQRVVEFEPKNADALNYLGYTYAEKGIRLDEAEGFIKRALGLRPEDGYITDSLGWVYYQKGDYPRAIQWLEKAHRLVPEDPTITEHLGDGYLKVNKKEEALRMYQRALELKPKKEREGVLHKKIEELKGDDL, encoded by the coding sequence ATGAGAAAGGGGCTTATTTACTTACTTTCGATAATTGTGGTCCTTCTGATTGCCGGCTGCGGCCAGCTCACGGTCCACCTCCCCCTTGGATCAGTTGGGGTTGAACGTGCAGGGGAGGAAGACCCCCCACCTGCCGAGGCCCTCTATCACTACCTGGTGGCCAGAACCAAGGCAAGAGCGGGGGAGCTGGATGGGGCCATCGAGGAGTATCAGGAGGCCATCTCCTTAGATCCACGCTCCCCTCGATTATATGTGGAGCTCGCCTCCCTCTACCTCAGCAAGGGGCGGTTAGATGAGGTGACGCAGGCCTGCCGGGATGCCCTGACCCTGGATCCCGACTATCTCCCTGCCCACTACCTGCTGGGTGGGGCCTATTCGGCCATGGGGAGGCATAAAGAGGCCCTGGAGGAGTATCAGCGGGTCCTGAAGATCGATCCCGGCCACCTCCATGCCTACCTGATGATCAGCACGCTGTATGCTGAGATGCGGGATTATGAGCAGGCAGTGGATACCCTGCACCAGCTCCTGGAGAGGGAGCCCAAGTACCTGATGGGCCTCTATTACCTGGCCAGGATCTACGCCGGGATGAAGCTCTACGATCAGGCCCTGAAATATTATCAGGAGGTCCTCCATCTCAACCCCCACTTCGAGGCGGCCCTCATGGATATGGGTACTGTCTATGAGCTCAAGGGGGAGAGGGAGCAGGCCATGGAGATATACAGAAAGGTCCTGGAGTCCTACCCCCTGGACTCCCAGGCCCGGGAGCGCCTGGGGCAACTCCTGCTCAAGGAGGATCGCCTGCAGGAGGCCCTGGATCAGTACCACATCCTCAAGGACCTTGATTCGGAGAACCTGAATGTGCGGGTGAAGATGGGCCTGATCCTCTTTCAACAGGAGCGATATGAGGAGGCGGTCAGGGAGTTTCGCTTTGTCTTGGCTGCCCGCCCTCAGAACAGCGACGTCCGGTATTACCTGGGGATGACCCTCCATCAGATGGGTAACTCCCAGGGGGCCTTGGCAGAGCTGGAACAGATCCCTCCCCAGGGGAGGTTTTTCTCTGAGGCCACCAGATACATGGCCTTCATCCTCCAGAAGGAGGACCGGGTCGAGGAGGCCCTGGCATTGATGGAGAAGGCCATCGAGGCCAAGCCCGGGGATCTGAAGATGCGCCTCAGCCTCGCCTTACTCTATGAGGATATGGCCCGATACCAGGAGGCAATAGATACCCTACAGGGGATAGTGGTTGAGGAGCCCGCCAACACCGAGGCCATCTTCAGGTTGGGAGTGGTGTACGACAAGATGGGCAGGACCGAGGAGACCATCCGCTGCATGCAAAGGGTGGTGGAGTTCGAGCCCAAAAACGCCGATGCCCTCAACTACCTGGGATATACCTATGCCGAAAAGGGGATAAGGCTCGACGAGGCTGAGGGGTTCATCAAGAGGGCCTTGGGGCTAAGGCCCGAGGACGGCTATATCACGGATAGCCTCGGGTGGGTATATTATCAGAAAGGAGATTATCCCCGGGCAATCCAGTGGCTGGAGAAGGCCCATCGTCTGGTTCCCGAGGACCCCACCATCACCGAACACTTGGGCGATGGCTACCTCAAGGTGAACAAGAAGGAGGAGGCCCTGCGGATGTACCAGCGGGCCCTGGAGCTGAAGCCCAAAAAGGAGCGGGAGGGGGTCTTGCACAAAAAGATCGAGGAGCTGAAGGGTGACGACCTTTAG
- a CDS encoding endonuclease domain-containing protein, whose product MNSNIIRITKALRKRSTDAENLLWRHLRAKRLGGLKFRRQQPIGNYIVDFVCFEKRIVIEVDGGGHALEKDKDNERDNWLIGEGFKVLRFWNNEVLQKIDGVLEVIRESSLNHPPLTPPIKGGENEGGGPIRGGGERR is encoded by the coding sequence TTGAACAGTAACATTATCAGGATAACTAAGGCTCTCAGAAAGAGGTCTACAGATGCAGAGAATCTATTATGGAGGCACTTACGAGCAAAACGGTTAGGAGGGCTTAAGTTCAGAAGGCAACAGCCAATTGGAAATTATATCGTTGATTTTGTATGTTTTGAGAAGCGGATAGTAATAGAAGTGGACGGTGGAGGGCATGCCCTAGAAAAAGATAAAGACAATGAAAGAGATAACTGGCTGATAGGAGAGGGCTTTAAGGTATTAAGGTTCTGGAATAATGAAGTCTTGCAGAAGATTGATGGAGTATTAGAGGTGATAAGAGAGTCTTCTTTAAATCACCCTCCCCTAACCCCTCCCATCAAGGGAGGGGAAAACGAAGGGGGTGGTCCCATCAGGGGAGGGGGAGAGAGGCGGTAA
- a CDS encoding VCBS repeat-containing protein, with protein sequence MKLKRVILLIAVILLVLPLWTLAQPPYRVAVLPFTVHSAEDLSYLRDGIWDIISTRVIVEGEITVVERPLIERFLSDLRGAKVTDREARWLGTRVGADYLVYGSITKIGDYISLDAKVVNVSGTRPTTSCFVQHKGMDEVMVKVGTFAQDISNRILGRSASYERRGPGQLRHHLMFQALGYTKLQGFPQRILKGVDAGDVDGDGKNEIVVIDHHQIWLYRDEGKGIRLLAEFKETSNNTFLTLDVADINEDKKAEIIVTNVIEDDLQSFILAYDEGAFKYLAKGLNWYLRVKKVPGKGQVLLAQRMGTDKDYEGPVRLVKWKKKRFKKGKKVKLPKQIEWIYSFTAGKFTSPEAQEFLVVDEFGNVRMLDEKGATQWKSGEDLGGSDNYIDRPNVFAGKRGAPDVFARRIYLPPRMIAKDLDGDGIDDVVAVVNKFTAGKHVERVRIYDKGYVTGLTWDGMSLAKAWRTQDIPGYVADFQIKDVDNDGKDELVTVSVSSHFLRKDAKGLLMVYELYE encoded by the coding sequence ATGAAATTGAAGAGAGTTATCTTATTGATAGCGGTAATCCTTTTGGTCCTCCCCCTTTGGACCCTTGCCCAGCCCCCCTATCGGGTGGCAGTGCTGCCCTTCACTGTGCACAGCGCCGAGGACCTATCATATTTGAGGGATGGGATCTGGGACATCATCTCCACCCGGGTCATCGTCGAGGGCGAGATCACGGTGGTGGAAAGGCCCCTTATCGAACGCTTTCTCAGTGACCTGCGTGGTGCCAAGGTCACCGACCGAGAGGCCCGCTGGCTGGGGACCAGGGTGGGGGCCGATTATCTGGTCTACGGGAGCATCACCAAGATAGGCGACTACATCAGCCTCGATGCCAAGGTGGTTAATGTCTCTGGTACCCGCCCCACTACCAGTTGCTTTGTCCAGCACAAGGGGATGGATGAGGTGATGGTGAAGGTAGGGACATTTGCCCAGGACATCAGCAACCGCATCCTGGGCCGCTCTGCTTCTTATGAAAGAAGGGGTCCTGGGCAGCTTCGCCACCACCTGATGTTCCAGGCCTTGGGCTACACAAAATTGCAGGGCTTCCCCCAACGGATCTTGAAGGGGGTAGATGCCGGGGATGTAGATGGCGACGGCAAGAACGAGATCGTCGTCATAGATCACCATCAGATCTGGCTCTATCGGGATGAGGGAAAAGGGATCAGGCTTTTGGCCGAGTTCAAGGAGACGAGCAACAACACATTTTTAACTTTAGATGTAGCCGATATCAACGAGGATAAGAAGGCAGAGATCATCGTTACCAATGTTATCGAGGATGACCTCCAGTCCTTTATCCTTGCCTATGATGAGGGTGCCTTTAAATATCTTGCCAAGGGGCTAAACTGGTATCTAAGGGTCAAAAAGGTCCCTGGCAAGGGCCAGGTCCTCCTGGCCCAGAGGATGGGGACTGATAAGGACTATGAGGGCCCTGTGCGCCTGGTCAAATGGAAAAAGAAGCGGTTCAAAAAGGGCAAGAAGGTCAAGCTCCCCAAGCAAATTGAGTGGATCTACTCCTTCACCGCTGGAAAGTTCACCTCCCCTGAGGCCCAGGAGTTCCTGGTGGTGGACGAGTTCGGAAATGTGCGGATGCTGGATGAAAAGGGCGCAACACAATGGAAGTCCGGCGAGGATTTGGGGGGATCAGACAACTACATCGACCGCCCCAATGTATTCGCCGGTAAGAGAGGTGCCCCCGACGTCTTCGCCCGGCGCATCTACCTCCCCCCCAGGATGATCGCCAAAGACCTGGACGGCGACGGGATCGACGATGTGGTTGCCGTGGTCAACAAGTTCACTGCTGGCAAGCACGTCGAGAGGGTCAGGATCTATGACAAGGGCTATGTCACCGGCCTCACCTGGGATGGGATGTCCCTGGCAAAGGCCTGGAGGACCCAGGATATCCCCGGCTATGTGGCCGACTTCCAGATAAAAGACGTGGATAACGACGGCAAAGATGAACTGGTCACCGTCTCGGTCTCCTCCCACTTCCTGCGAAAGGACGCCAAGGGCCTGTTGATGGTATATGAGTTATATGAGTAA
- a CDS encoding acetyl-CoA acetyltransferase — protein MPGIKDKVAIIGMGCTKFDEHWDKDVKDLMIDACWEAFEDAGVEPKDIKAAWWSTMWNGDLGRSLAYPLKLDFIPITRIENRCASGQDALINAYHAVAVGAYDLVLVCGAEKLKDIGMPSPGADPSTPYTSRVDPTYFPVACFAQLAQRYAYHWGIPIEKVKEIMAKIAVKNHHNGSLNPKAQFQREITFERAMGAPIISYPIGLYDACGVTDGAAAAIITRADMAKGFRDDYVLVKGVGMACGKYQWEFDDEWEGDHIEENIRASRMAYEEAGIKDPRKEIDVAIVHDCFTITELAIYEDLGFSPMGKGPEDVEAGTFEIGGEVAINTDGGLKCFGHPIGASGVRMTYEVYKQLQGKAGPRQVKNPRLGLAHGFGGTPVDGGTGAVVVLGSRD, from the coding sequence ATGCCAGGTATAAAGGATAAAGTGGCCATAATTGGCATGGGTTGTACCAAGTTCGACGAGCATTGGGACAAGGATGTCAAGGATTTGATGATTGATGCCTGTTGGGAGGCCTTTGAGGACGCTGGGGTGGAGCCCAAGGATATTAAGGCTGCTTGGTGGTCAACCATGTGGAATGGGGATCTGGGGCGAAGCTTAGCTTATCCTCTGAAGTTGGATTTTATCCCGATCACCAGAATAGAGAACAGGTGCGCCAGTGGTCAGGATGCGCTCATAAATGCTTACCATGCAGTAGCAGTAGGCGCCTATGATCTTGTTCTCGTCTGCGGGGCCGAGAAGCTGAAGGATATAGGTATGCCATCGCCAGGAGCGGATCCGTCAACCCCTTATACTAGTCGGGTAGATCCCACATATTTCCCAGTAGCTTGCTTTGCTCAGCTCGCTCAAAGATATGCTTACCACTGGGGCATACCTATAGAGAAAGTTAAGGAGATCATGGCCAAGATAGCAGTTAAAAACCACCACAATGGAAGCCTTAATCCCAAGGCTCAGTTCCAACGAGAAATAACCTTTGAGCGAGCAATGGGTGCTCCCATCATCTCTTATCCTATAGGTCTCTACGATGCTTGTGGAGTAACCGATGGGGCGGCCGCAGCCATAATCACCCGCGCCGATATGGCCAAAGGCTTCAGAGACGACTATGTCTTGGTGAAAGGCGTGGGGATGGCTTGTGGGAAATATCAATGGGAATTTGATGATGAATGGGAAGGTGATCACATAGAGGAGAATATTCGCGCCTCAAGAATGGCCTATGAGGAGGCAGGTATAAAAGACCCTCGTAAAGAGATAGATGTTGCCATAGTGCACGATTGCTTCACAATTACTGAGCTCGCCATATATGAAGACCTTGGCTTCAGCCCGATGGGTAAAGGCCCGGAGGATGTAGAGGCGGGGACATTTGAAATAGGCGGGGAGGTAGCCATTAATACCGATGGAGGCCTTAAGTGCTTTGGACACCCCATTGGGGCAAGTGGGGTTAGGATGACCTATGAGGTATACAAGCAGCTTCAAGGCAAGGCAGGTCCTCGCCAAGTGAAAAATCCAAGGCTTGGATTAGCCCATGGCTTTGGAGGGACCCCTGTAGATGGCGGTACAGGTGCAGTTGTTGTATTGGGAAGTAGAGATTAG
- the holB gene encoding DNA polymerase III subunit delta' encodes MAFQDIVGHRRPLQILQKEIKAGRVHHAYLFTGMEGIGKRLVALNMAKALNCLTQDGEACDHCPSCQRMDRGFHPDLILIAPQGEAIKIGQIRELQRAIALKPYEARWRVIIVDGAERTTREAANAFLKTLEEPPAWTTIILLATTVEALPPTVPSRCQRIRFNPLCQEEVREVLAHHLPEEEIYTLAPLAGGSPGRVLRMDREEIAKARMEFVHVLSPSLGRRLQLAQELAHRGGSGRLFLEILEGWFRDLIVYKETKGERGLLNSDLTEEVKGFAPGLETEGLLRDFWALLQIQRGIEDHANLQLSLESALLGIGGP; translated from the coding sequence ATGGCCTTTCAAGATATAGTGGGACATCGAAGGCCTCTCCAGATCCTCCAAAAAGAGATCAAGGCGGGGAGGGTGCACCACGCCTATCTCTTCACCGGGATGGAGGGGATTGGGAAGAGATTGGTGGCCTTAAACATGGCCAAGGCCTTAAACTGCCTTACTCAAGATGGCGAGGCCTGCGACCATTGTCCTTCCTGCCAGCGGATGGACAGGGGGTTCCACCCCGATCTCATCCTGATTGCTCCCCAGGGCGAGGCCATCAAGATAGGGCAAATCAGAGAGCTTCAGCGGGCCATCGCCCTTAAACCTTATGAGGCCCGCTGGCGGGTAATCATCGTGGATGGGGCAGAGCGGACGACCAGGGAGGCGGCCAACGCCTTTTTGAAGACCTTGGAAGAGCCTCCTGCCTGGACGACGATCATCCTCTTGGCCACCACTGTTGAGGCCCTGCCTCCCACCGTGCCTTCCCGATGCCAGAGGATACGGTTCAATCCCCTGTGTCAAGAGGAGGTAAGGGAGGTCTTGGCCCATCACCTTCCTGAGGAGGAGATATATACCCTTGCCCCCCTGGCCGGAGGGAGCCCAGGCCGGGTGTTGCGGATGGATCGGGAGGAGATAGCCAAGGCCAGGATGGAGTTTGTCCACGTCCTCTCACCCTCTCTAGGGCGGAGGTTACAATTGGCCCAAGAGCTTGCCCACAGGGGGGGGAGCGGGAGGTTATTCTTAGAAATTTTGGAAGGATGGTTCAGGGATCTCATCGTATATAAGGAGACAAAGGGGGAAAGGGGTTTGCTCAACAGTGACCTCACTGAGGAGGTGAAAGGGTTTGCCCCCGGCCTGGAGACGGAGGGACTCCTGCGGGATTTTTGGGCCCTCCTTCAGATCCAGAGGGGGATAGAGGACCATGCCAACCTTCAACTATCTCTGGAGTCCGCCCTCTTGGGAATAGGAGGACCATGA